One window of Ailuropoda melanoleuca isolate Jingjing chromosome 3, ASM200744v2, whole genome shotgun sequence genomic DNA carries:
- the SPINK1 gene encoding serine protease inhibitor Kazal-type 1, protein MKVTSVVLLSALALLSLSGNTRAGLVGREAKCNSETTACTKIYNPVCGTDGETYSNECVLCVQNKKRQIPVLIQKSGPC, encoded by the exons ATGAAGGTAACAAGCGTCGTTCTTCTCAGTGCCTTGGCCCTGTTGAGCTTATCTG GTAACACTAGAGCTGGCTTGGTGGGAAGAGAG gcTAAATGTAACAGTGAAACGACTGCATGTACCAAGATCTATAATCCTGTCTGCGGGACTGATGGAGAAACTTATTCTAATGAATGTGTGTTATGTGTTCAAAATAA AAAGCGCCAGATCCCTGTCCTCATTCAAAAATCTGGACCTTGCTGA